In Drosophila pseudoobscura strain MV-25-SWS-2005 chromosome 4, UCI_Dpse_MV25, whole genome shotgun sequence, the following proteins share a genomic window:
- the LOC117183963 gene encoding uncharacterized protein: MCRLHSKYIEPNINLNISKIATKFEFTNLKCSCPIKEFCTVDYCYLKSVNRTYKYASIRINVFATVTNVEVNGATFKRMNGYKPFLYNVTVDGCRFMENRNRNPVANYLFGFLGKYHNINHTCPYSHDIIIDKLSIGHVNDHMMEFLPFAIGSYLLQASFSIDGIRRLVLQFYGTVS, from the exons ATGTGTCGACTGCATAGTAAATATATTGAACCCAATATTAATCTGAATATCTCCAAGATCGCAACGAAATTTGAGTTTACGAACCTCAAATGCAGTTGCCCGATTAAGGAATTCTGTACCGTCGATTATTGCTATCTTAAGTCGGTGAATCGTACCTACAAATATGCGTCCATAAGAATTAACGTTTTCGCTACCGTTACGAATGTGGAG GTAAATGGTGCAACGTTCAAGCGGATGAATGGATACAAGCCGTTCCTCTACAATGTGACAGTCGATGGCTGTAGATTTATGGaaaatcgtaatcgtaatcccGTTGCCAACTACCTGTTTGGCTTTCTGGGGAAGTACCACAATATAAACCACACATGTCCCTACTCT CACGACATTATTATCGACAAGTTGTCTATTGGCCATGTGAATGATCACATGATGGAGTTCCTGCCGTTTGCCATAGGCTCCTATCTTTTGCAGGCCAGTTTCAGTATTGATGGCATCCGTCGACTTGTCCTTCAGTTCTATGGAACCGTTTCCTAA
- the LOC4818175 gene encoding uncharacterized protein, producing MADDRKSFNATTVQEHIRRASERKPKEATGVQAKKNKEKQEPKERKEHTDGKERIIGKRECPPRKSTGKETKEQRIIKKFRNIDFSRKDSDHKLTVQTLEFPDVNIKRTDLHKRDECGQSVVQKRGRDLGSSSNSHFRNGVMSVKIRKKSCTSSTSAASSSRISSERPSARVRGMPDSQEMIDSLHEPSERLPYFKGEAWKKPCPASFIAGAPRSHIGRCPDNYNQLAKLRPSRQKFFLTQDPRVTHCLVNPVALRHKPLTKVQEYEVISKMVKHGDNLCASTGSEGSESHISELIDLQNPLNLDFHGMDYKNTYEQDENEQEDTQTYWRVNRYMARRATKKNTQVKVEAELKAERLAVPKRFTTQIKDEPIKEEPPVKSPRLVDLYRSPDKPANKKKIDEERAKREERYKDIYLRKKQRELEEEKAREKKEAAEKEIQARTVAEQDLSKDLAIIDDAIERSFRKNVEIKPVVRNRKVFPKTLTETERLKAVMHRENCVSRDLAKVTQQFFLERTGKMKKLQAAEQNLRCEESIEGSVGSTPSEQSSDDEDYLKVGKIGDHFQLRGFHFKHGDGLRGKLHRHQIMQGQRTVKGCLTREEWLNQLVPHKEPIKLDIERGIIKFMDPDDPNLDLFPPAPLLMRQHVRQSAVREFIDKRLGMHYHRLLRKNIKVIKPKLQYNVRKFNLIRYVFPEKVIVPDDRDLVDVVDVDVLDATKTTTTLEYLKLKQKIASIKRHKKKLARMELLGLPCQEIKRQQLRDLGQDEGDHEDIEVDWVPTPEPPYDQSATDGQGSSNDSRLSAGCETPRKDPSCFIPTWKRYGMAPNSQKNRNRNRYWTNSILKGRMSPENSSEDPESRQKNTYHDRYWRNSMIRRQQAPADHQSIASIFRNSRNREGYWRKSKLCGEKTSNGRLMAGETYQPMRYRGNMPAPKLREKTLTIHPRRRRDYETERIPSALFNEVLPYSPVPLMEQPEEERKRLANVRKKKRRYTDLFEARHHHDHWAPTELRNVHVQYQNKTVYPEITTIRKRIKEPVFRFEKANPPCKKHIDMDMTMPRYDFEAMIREHLAVTRTDNKEATGEVVHDLCYPHDFVFHSRDPEEIAKLDFPGRRQYLEFLRETREAIYETKDIEPGEERLLVDRKAIEADLEEDLQSIQNCLSSLSSSTCTDLSNDSGSFLVVEGKTKIPLDYIRKPLVPFEEMRRSRFHATVIDVNAEDEDPYRMLPFSGQHKEQSAIMGPKDTFFTFSTRLRNSLRLRLEVEVPDVRNTLLGPGHNKYYGAVITDLDENYIEELKSRANVKTFNFKTGIELLKDAMRLKYESLLIQGQMVRTKIYDRMNERHWVNMKNTKNLYEGLFAKWQKKQYNAAMMLVYQVKAYYEITDKLKQEHRELERELMMLNMDIVFIEGHWIRCIMLQNFHYLMGDQDWRMENDWIHLVPAAKLGKEDTEDVGEEQELDVEEEEEVEMELERADISIAKRAIVNIRVRDKDDAWAIRAFYYDVYMQKIHPILQVFPDAEAFLQGVNNLKTQTFMTLLEMHFTLSIHTELQGRLETFMDWCSKHLKEKEEYVARKSAKKFFMEGRAIEMEARVLHYLGKPIEQSFADEEYNKHRAVIAEVWRRIIPETVRGTSDVLPSSADMVAGISDVVMELLGKFEHLDIHKAREVEQSLRKKRRYLQKISAQAYQVERRIEMEMKKVRRNLEPPYKPPKREGRLPRLFLKKRVVKQPVQKIVISENTKNFMRAFKDDGEVIGDSLTQDSLMVVDNMQEQIVPFYFDHFLKINGYTPNYNFKTNIELRDGPELARFKVKEVLPDVIIRLENWELMHKKIMEENIQRNPKMYENIS from the coding sequence ATGGCGGATGATCGAAAGAGTTTCAATGCGACAACGGTGCAAGAGCATATCCGTAGGGCATCCGAGCGCAAACCCAAAGAAGCCACCGGAGTGCAGGCAAAAAAGAATAAGGAGAAACAGGAGCCCAAGGAGCGCAAGGAGCACACAGACGGAAAAGAAAGAATCATCGGTAAGAGAGAGTGTCCGCCGCGAAAGAGCACCGGTAAGGAGACCAAGGAGCAGAGGATCATCAAGAAGTTCCGGAACATTGACTTTTCGCGCAAGGACTCGGACCACAAGCTGACGGTGCAGACCCTGGAGTTTCCGGATGTCAACATCAAGCGGACGGATCTGCACAAGCGGGACGAGTGCGGCCAGAGTGTGGTGCAGAAGAGGGGACGGGATCTAGGCAGCTCCAGCAACTCCCACTTCCGGAACGGGGTGATGTCGGTCAAGATCCGGAAGAAAAGCTGCACATCGAGCACGTCCGCGGCGTCGAGCAGTCGGATCTCCTCGGAGCGGCCATCGGCCCGGGTGCGCGGCATGCCGGACTCGCAGGAGATGATCGACTCGCTGCACGAACCCTCCGAGCGTCTGCCGTACTTCAAGGGCGAGGCCTGGAAGAAGCCCTGCCCGGCCAGTTTTATCGCCGGAGCCCCACGCTCCCACATCGGACGCTGTCCGGATAACTACAATCAGCTGGCGAAGCTGCGTCCGTCGCGGCAGAAGTTCTTCCTCACGCAGGACCCTCGGGTGACCCACTGCCTGGTGAATCCCGTGGCACTGCGGCACAAGCCGCTGACCAAAGTGCAGGAGTACGAGGTGATCAGCAAGATGGTCAAGCACGGCGACAATCTGTGCGCCAGCACGGGCTCCGAGGGCTCCGAGTCGCACATCAGCGAACTGATTGACCTACAGAATCCCTTGAACTTGGACTTTCACGGCATGGACTACAAGAACACGTACGAGCAGGACGAGAACGAGCAGGAGGACACGCAGACCTACTGGCGTGTCAATCGGTACATGGCCAGGCGTGCCACAAAGAAGAACACCCAGGTGAAGGTGGAGGCAGAGCTGAAGGCCGAGCGTCTGGCGGTGCCCAAGCGCTTCACGACCCAAATCAAGGACGAGCCCATAAAGGAGGAGCCCCCTGTGAAGTCGCCGCGTCTGGTGGACCTTTACCGCAGTCCCGACAAGCCCGCGAACAAGAAGAAGATCGACGAGGAGCGCGCGAAGCGAGAGGAACGCTACAAGGACATCTATTTGCGGAAAAAACAGCGCGAGCTGGAAGAGGAGAAGGCGCGGGAAAAAAAGGAGGCGGCCGAAAAGGAGATTCAGGCCCGCACTGTGGCCGAGCAGGATCTCAGCAAGGATCTGGCCATCATCGATGACGCCATCGAGCGGAGCTTCCGCAAGAATGTCGAGATCAAGCCGGTGGTCCGCAATCGGAAGGTCTTCCCGAAGACCCTGACCGAAACGGAGCGCCTGAAGGCCGTCATGCACCGCGAGAACTGTGTCAGTCGCGACCTGGCCAAGGTCACCCAGCAGTTCTTCCTGGAGCGCACCGGCAAGATGAAGAAGCTGCAAGCCGCGGAGCAGAACCTCCGCTGCGAGGAGAGCATCGAGGGGAGCGTGGGCTCGACGCCCAGCGAGCAGAGCAGCGACGACGAGGATTACCTGAAGGTGGGCAAGATCGGCGATCACTTCCAGCTGCGCGGCTTCCACTTCAAGCACGGCGATGGGCTGCGCGGGAAGCTGCATCGCCACCAGATCATGCAGGGCCAGCGCACGGTCAAGGGCTGTCTCACGCGCGAGGAGTGGCTCAACCAGCTGGTGCCACACAAGGAGCCCATCAAGCTGGACATTGAGCGGGGCATCATCAAGTTCATGGATCCCGACGACCCCAACTTGGATCTGTTCCCGCCGGCACCGCTGCTGATGCGACAACACGTGCGCCAGAGCGCCGTCAGGGAGTTCATCGACAAGCGCCTGGGCATGCACTACCATCGGTTGCTGCGCAAGAACATCAAAGTGATCAAACCGAAGCTGCAGTACAACGTGCGGAAGTTCAACCTCATTCGCTATGTATTCCCCGAGAAGGTGATTGTGCCCGACGACCGGGATCTGGTGGACGTGGTCGATGTGGATGTCCTGGATGCCACAAAGACCACCACCACCCTGGAGTATCTCAAGCTCAAGCAGAAGATAGCCTCGATCAAGCGCCACAAGAAGAAGCTCGCTCGCATGGAGCTCTTGGGGCTGCCGTGCCAGGAGATCAAAAGGCAACAGTTGCGGGACTTGGGACAGGATGAAGGAGACCACGAGGACATCGAAGTGGACTGGGTGCCGACGCCAGAGCCGCCCTACGACCAGTCCGCCACTGATGGGCAGGGATCGAGCAACGACAGTCGCCTCTCTGCCGGCTGCGAAACTCCCCGGAAGGACCCTAGCTGCTTTATTCCCACCTGGAAACGCTACGGGATGGCCCCAAACAGCCAGAAGAACCGCAATCGCAACAGATACTGGACCAATAGCATCCTAAAGGGACGAATGTCCCCAGAGAACTCATCGGAAGACCCAGAGAGTCGGCAAAAAAACACATACCACGATAGATATTGGCGGAATAGCATGATACGGCGACAGCAGGCGCCCGCCGATCACCAGTCCATCGCTTCGATTTTTCGGAACAGCCGCAACCGCGAGGGCTACTGGCGCAAGAGCAAATTGTGCGGCGAAAAGACCTCGAACGGACGCCTGATGGCCGGCGAAACGTATCAACCCATGCGGTACCGCGGAAATATGCCAGCACCAAAGCTGCGGGAGAAAACCCTGACGATTCACCCACGTCGCCGTCGCGACTATGAAACCGAGCGCATACCCTCGGCCCTGTTCAACGAGGTCCTGCCCTACTCCCCCGTGCCGCTGATGGAACAGCCCGAGGAGGAGAGGAAGCGTCTCGCGAATGTGCGGAAGAAGAAGCGTCGGTATACGGACCTGTTTGAGGCACGCCACCATCACGACCACTGGGCCCCCACCGAACTGAGGAATGTCCATGTGCAGTACCAGAACAAGACCGTCTATCCGGAGATCACAACTATCCGTAAGAGGATCAAGGAACCTGTGTTCAGGTTCGAGAAGGCCAATCCGCCGTGCAAGAAACACATCGACATGGACATGACGATGCCGCGCTATGACTTCGAGGCGATGATCCGCGAACATCTGGCTGTCACGCGCACCGACAACAAGGAGGCCACCGGCGAGGTGGTCCATGACCTTTGCTATCCCCACGACTTTGTGTTTCACTCGCGGGATCCCGAGGAGATCGCCAAACTGGACTTCCCAGGACGCAGGCAGTATCTGGAGTTTCTGCGCGAGACGCGCGAGGCGATCTACGAGACCAAGGACATAGAACCGGGCGAGGAGCGGCTGCTGGTGGACCGCAAGGCCATCGAGGCGGATCTGGAGGAGGATCTGCAGAGCATCCAGAACTGCCTGAGTTCGCTGAGCAGCTCCACGTGCACCGACCTCTCGAATGACAGCGGCAGCTTCCTGGTGGTCGAGGGAAAGACCAAAATACCCCTGGACTACATACGGAAGCCACTGGTGCCGTTCGAGGAGATGCGACGCTCGCGCTTCCACGCCACGGTCATCGATGTGAATGCCGAGGACGAGGATCCGTACCGCATGCTGCCCTTTTCGGGCCAGCACAAGGAACAGTCGGCCATAATGGGTCCGAAGGACACCTTCTTTACTTTCAGCACACGTCTAAGGAATAGTCTTCGCCTGCGATTGGAGGTGGAGGTCCCCGATGTACGTAACACCCTCCTGGGTCCAGGCCACAACAAATATTACGGCGCTGTGATCACAGATCTCGATGAGAACTACATCGAGGAGCTGAAGAGTCGGGCCAACGTCAAGACATTCAACTTCAAGACGGGCATAGAGCTGCTCAAGGACGCCATGAGGCTGAAGTACGAGTCCCTGCTGATCCAGGGTCAGATGGTGCGCACAAAGATCTACGACCGGATGAACGAGCGGCATTGGGTCAACATGAAGAACACCAAGAACCTGTACGAGGGTCTGTTCGCCAagtggcagaagaagcagTACAACGCGGCCATGATGCTCGTCTACCAGGTAAAGGCCTACTACGAGATCACCGACAAGCTGAAGCAGGAGCACCGCGAGCTGGAGCGCGAGCTGATGATGCTCAACATGGACATTGTGTTCATCGAGGGCCATTGGATACGCTGCATCATGCTGCAGAATTTCCACTACCTCATGGGTGACCAGGACTGGCGCATGGAGAACGACTGGATACATTTGGTGCCCGCTGCAAAGCTGGGCAAGGAGGATACGGAGGACGTCggcgaggagcaggagctggatgtggaggaggaggaggaagtcGAAATGGAGCTGGAACGCGCAGACATCTCCATAGCCAAGCGGGCCATCGTCAACATTCGAGTGCGCGACAAGGACGATGCCTGGGCCATACGCGCCTTCTACTACGATGTCTACATGCAGAAGATCCATCCGATCCTGCAGGTCTTTCCCGATGCCGAGGCCTTCCTTCAGGGCGTGAATAATCTCAAGACCCAGACCTTTATGACCCTCCTCGAGATGCACTTCACGCTCTCGATCCACACGGAGCTGCAGGGGCGACTGGAGACCTTCATGGACTGGTGCAGCAAGCACctcaaggagaaggaggagtacGTGGCCCGCAAGTCCGCCAAGAAGTTCTTCATGGAGGGACGGGCCATCGAAATGGAGGCACGGGTGCTCCACTATCTCGGAAAACCCATCGAGCAGTCCTTCGCCGACGAGGAGTACAACAAGCATCGGGCCGTCATTGCCGAGGTCTGGCGCCGCATCATTCCCGAGACTGTCCGGGGCACCAGCGACGTGCTGCCGTCCTCTGCGGACATGGTGGCTGGCATCAGTGACGTGGTGATGGAGCTCCTCGGGAAATTCGAGCACCTGGACATCCACAAGGCGCGTGAGGTGGAGCAAAGCCTGCGCAAGAAGCGCCGCTATCTGCAGAAGATCTCCGCGCAGGCCTACCAGGTGGAGCGGCgcatcgaaatggaaatgaagaAGGTGCGCCGCAACCTGGAGCCCCCCTACAAGCCCCCCAAGCGGGAGGGCCGTCTGCCGCGCCTGTTCCTCAAGAAGCGCGTGGTGAAGCAGCCGGTGCAGAAGATCGTCATCTCGGAGAACACCAAGAACTTCATGCGGGCCTTCAAGGATGACGGCGAGGTGATTGGCGATTCGCTCACCCAGGACTCGCTGATGGTGGTGGACAACATGCAGGAGCAGATAGTGCCCTTCTACTTCGATCATTTCCTCAAAATCAACGGCTATACGCCCAACTACAACTTCAAGACCAACATCGAGCTGCGCGACGGCCCCGAGCTGGCGCGCTTCAAGGTCAAGGAGGTGCTGCCCGATGTTATCATTCGCCTGGAGAACTGGGAGCTGATGCACAAGAAGATCATGGAGGAGAACATTCAGCGCAACCCAAAGATGTACGAGAATATTAGCTAG